In one window of Hymenobacter nivis DNA:
- a CDS encoding TonB-dependent receptor domain-containing protein, whose amino-acid sequence MANYYLGIFLLTAALPAVAQPVTHAAPADTLPATHFFRIDLPDSLSPSPTLSGTFRVQNQEQPARPFLTVQDQLRTVAGVQVTPYDGSPGSGRAVRIRGASLALGQAQPLYVIDGLPALNDELTVGQAPGVSAPLAPFESSSGSSSSAATIAEQHAEAGANPLQLLPPESIESVEVLAGPAAVARYGPLGANGVISIRTRRGQGGRPLRVRYAAYAGVQQMRQRYDLLPASEYAALVNEAALRYNSPAPYLSTNLGTGTDWQSETYRVAGLQQHQVSLDGGRANTTYLLSADYRQQSGVLRGTDLTRLGLRLALDQRVGHQLRLHGTAAMGQTDQRLPYTQGTRGSTFAALLAPPTQSVRTDQGGYSGYGSFTGQYGIPYNFANPLAINDYTYRSPRTRRLLAQLAADYEPLPHLTVQAAANFQRTLLDAESSAPPFYTNQGPATSQVYATQIYHTSQWAAQLAVRYQRQLGARHEVGAEVDYQYQAADLVSRTDYYFSNQPTPGPGANYSTGFYQLGPGETRLHRPWASLHYTFDSTLTVQAGLSYGHYRGSDATEYYPNAQLSWQARPGRAGLRLWLGAARTGVPQLGYGQFGPAQILGGSYPNYRYQLPLHNDQAEAGVHFGPRSGHFTGQFVAYQRTSYHALISNAVAIPDYANGGPVTVFDEATIRNRGLELTLTAHWRRGRLQGATSLAASYNHNRLREDSPTNTSNTPPSLGPVYDNQPTGAFYGFQQDGLNADGTLRFRTQSSGGYAFLTQTVIGSGIPAQLVSLSQQLRRGPLALDAQMDGMFGYQVLNYQRDFLDTPTGYSNNATTVRDRWTPTHQDTSIPGAGYAGNFNATNGPAVTDRLLENGSNVRLSSLTLTYRLRQTATQDLSLWIGGQNLLVLTGYRGYDPNVSSGGPAPALAGRDYGAVPVPRTWLLGVRASI is encoded by the coding sequence ATGGCCAACTATTATCTTGGTATTTTCCTGCTAACGGCGGCATTACCAGCCGTTGCGCAGCCAGTTACCCACGCGGCTCCCGCCGATACGCTACCAGCCACCCACTTTTTTCGCATCGATTTACCCGATTCGCTGAGTCCCTCCCCGACGCTATCCGGCACGTTTCGCGTGCAAAACCAGGAGCAGCCGGCGCGCCCTTTTCTCACTGTGCAAGACCAGCTACGCACCGTGGCCGGCGTGCAGGTAACGCCCTACGACGGCAGCCCCGGCAGCGGCAGGGCGGTGCGCATCCGCGGGGCCAGTTTGGCCCTGGGGCAGGCGCAACCGCTGTACGTCATCGACGGCCTACCCGCCCTCAACGACGAATTGACGGTGGGCCAGGCACCCGGCGTGAGCGCCCCCCTGGCGCCCTTTGAATCGTCGAGCGGCAGTAGTTCTTCGGCGGCGACTATCGCGGAGCAACACGCCGAGGCGGGGGCCAACCCATTGCAACTGCTGCCACCCGAAAGCATTGAGAGCGTGGAGGTGTTAGCGGGCCCCGCCGCCGTGGCCCGCTACGGGCCCCTGGGCGCGAACGGGGTCATCAGCATCCGCACCCGCCGGGGCCAGGGCGGGCGGCCGTTGCGCGTGCGCTACGCCGCCTACGCCGGTGTGCAGCAGATGCGCCAGCGCTATGATTTGCTGCCGGCCAGCGAATACGCCGCATTGGTCAACGAAGCCGCGCTCCGCTATAATTCGCCAGCGCCCTACCTCAGTACCAACCTTGGCACGGGCACCGATTGGCAATCCGAAACCTACCGGGTAGCGGGCTTACAGCAGCACCAAGTGAGCCTGGACGGCGGCCGCGCCAATACCACCTACCTGCTCAGCGCCGACTACCGCCAACAAAGTGGCGTGCTGCGGGGCACCGACCTGACGCGCCTGGGCCTGCGCCTGGCCCTTGACCAGCGCGTGGGGCACCAGCTGCGCCTGCACGGCACCGCGGCCATGGGCCAAACCGACCAGCGCCTGCCCTACACCCAAGGCACGCGCGGGAGCACCTTTGCCGCGCTGCTGGCCCCGCCTACCCAATCGGTGCGCACCGACCAGGGCGGCTACAGTGGCTACGGATCTTTTACGGGGCAATACGGCATACCTTACAACTTCGCGAACCCGTTGGCCATCAATGATTACACGTACCGCAGCCCGCGCACCCGGCGCCTGCTCGCGCAGCTAGCCGCCGACTACGAGCCACTGCCGCACCTCACGGTGCAGGCCGCCGCCAATTTTCAGCGCACTCTGCTCGATGCGGAGAGCAGCGCCCCGCCCTTCTACACGAACCAGGGCCCAGCTACTAGCCAGGTCTATGCTACCCAGATTTACCACACCAGCCAGTGGGCGGCCCAGCTGGCCGTGCGCTACCAGCGGCAACTGGGGGCCCGGCACGAAGTAGGCGCCGAAGTGGATTACCAATACCAGGCCGCCGACTTAGTATCGCGCACCGACTACTATTTCAGCAACCAACCTACGCCCGGTCCCGGGGCCAATTACAGCACTGGTTTCTACCAGTTGGGGCCCGGCGAAACGCGCCTGCACCGGCCTTGGGCCAGCCTGCACTACACTTTCGACAGCACCCTTACCGTACAAGCCGGCCTGAGCTACGGCCACTACCGCGGCAGCGACGCCACCGAGTATTACCCCAACGCCCAACTTAGCTGGCAGGCCCGCCCCGGCCGCGCCGGCCTGCGCCTGTGGTTGGGGGCGGCCCGCACCGGCGTGCCCCAGCTGGGCTACGGGCAGTTTGGGCCCGCCCAAATCCTTGGAGGGTCTTACCCAAACTACCGCTACCAATTACCCCTGCACAACGACCAGGCAGAGGCAGGCGTGCATTTTGGCCCGCGCAGCGGCCACTTCACGGGCCAGTTCGTGGCCTACCAGCGCACCAGCTACCACGCGCTGATCAGCAACGCCGTAGCCATTCCGGATTATGCTAATGGGGGCCCAGTCACGGTATTTGACGAGGCTACCATCCGCAACCGGGGCCTGGAATTGACCTTAACCGCCCACTGGCGGCGGGGCCGCCTGCAAGGCGCTACTTCGCTGGCCGCCAGCTATAACCACAATCGCCTCCGAGAGGACAGCCCGACTAATACGAGCAATACGCCCCCGTCGCTTGGGCCGGTATATGACAACCAGCCCACGGGCGCGTTCTATGGCTTCCAGCAGGATGGGCTGAACGCCGACGGCACGCTGCGGTTTCGAACCCAGAGCAGCGGCGGCTATGCTTTTTTGACCCAGACAGTAATCGGCAGCGGCATTCCGGCGCAACTCGTGAGCCTCAGCCAGCAGCTGCGCCGGGGCCCCCTGGCCCTCGATGCGCAAATGGACGGCATGTTTGGCTACCAGGTACTGAACTACCAACGCGACTTTTTGGATACGCCCACCGGCTACAGCAATAACGCCACCACCGTGCGTGACCGGTGGACGCCCACGCATCAAGACACGTCCATTCCGGGGGCGGGCTACGCCGGTAATTTTAACGCTACCAATGGCCCTGCCGTAACGGACCGCTTGCTGGAAAACGGTAGCAACGTGCGGCTGTCTTCGCTCACCCTCACCTACCGCCTGCGCCAAACGGCCACCCAGGACCTCAGCCTGTGGATTGGCGGCCAGAACCTGCTGGTACTGACCGGCTACCGCGGATATGACCCCAATGTGAGCAGCGGGGGCCCCGCCCCCGCCCTAGCCGGCCGCGATTACGGAGCTGTGCCCGTGCCCCGCACCTGGCTGCTGGGCGTGCGGGCGTCCATTTGA
- the pheS gene encoding phenylalanine--tRNA ligase subunit alpha, with translation MLQDSIAGLEAEISAQELATAAQLDAFRIAYLGRKGRLADLFDQLKTVPADQKRAVGQQLNQLKQAAQARHDTAQQALEAATANQPADAGYDYTLPPVPNALGTRHPLSLVREEMLRIFGRIGFAVAEGPEIEDDWHNFTALNFPENHPARDMQDTFFIAPPALKSPLDPAESGAPDVPLLLRTHTSNVQVRVMETQAPPIRSVMPGRVYRNEAISARAHMMFHQVEGLFIDAGVSFADLKQTVYYFVSEMFGADINIRFRPSFFPFTEPSAEIDITCLICKGKGCNICKYSGWVEIGGCGMVDPNVLENSGIDPEKYAGYAWGMGIERIAMLKYQIKDLRLFTENDLRFLRQFEAV, from the coding sequence ATGCTACAGGATTCCATTGCCGGCCTTGAGGCCGAAATCAGCGCCCAGGAGCTGGCCACCGCGGCCCAGCTCGACGCTTTCCGCATTGCCTACCTCGGCCGCAAGGGCCGCCTGGCCGACTTATTCGACCAACTCAAAACCGTGCCCGCCGACCAGAAGCGCGCCGTGGGCCAGCAGCTCAACCAGCTCAAGCAAGCCGCCCAGGCCCGCCACGACACCGCCCAGCAGGCCCTGGAAGCCGCCACTGCCAACCAACCCGCCGATGCCGGCTACGACTATACCCTGCCGCCCGTGCCCAACGCCTTGGGTACCCGCCACCCCCTGAGCCTGGTGCGCGAGGAGATGCTGCGCATCTTCGGCCGCATCGGCTTTGCGGTGGCCGAGGGCCCCGAGATTGAGGACGACTGGCACAACTTCACGGCCCTCAACTTCCCCGAGAACCACCCGGCGCGCGACATGCAGGACACGTTCTTCATCGCCCCGCCCGCGCTCAAAAGTCCGCTTGACCCGGCCGAATCCGGGGCCCCCGACGTGCCGCTGCTACTGCGCACCCACACCAGCAACGTGCAGGTGCGGGTAATGGAAACCCAGGCCCCGCCCATCCGGTCCGTAATGCCGGGGCGCGTGTACCGCAACGAGGCCATTTCGGCCCGCGCCCACATGATGTTCCACCAGGTGGAGGGCCTGTTCATTGACGCGGGCGTAAGCTTTGCCGACCTCAAACAGACGGTGTATTACTTTGTTAGTGAGATGTTTGGGGCCGATATTAACATCCGGTTCCGGCCCAGCTTCTTCCCCTTCACCGAACCCAGCGCCGAGATTGACATCACCTGCCTCATTTGCAAGGGCAAGGGCTGCAACATCTGCAAGTACTCGGGCTGGGTGGAAATTGGCGGCTGCGGCATGGTGGACCCCAACGTACTCGAAAATAGCGGCATCGACCCCGAGAAATACGCTGGCTACGCCTGGGGCATGGGTATCGAGCGCATCGCCATGCTCAAGTACCAAATCAAGGACCTGCGCCTATTCACGGAAAACGACCTGCGGTTCCTGCGGCAGTTCGAGGCCGTATAG
- the rimO gene encoding 30S ribosomal protein S12 methylthiotransferase RimO yields MGQLQANDFDVTHEATKSDANIVIINTCGFIDNAKQESIDTILRYADEKEAGRLEKLYVTGCLSQRYKDELEVEIPQVDAYFGTLELPQLLKVLNADYKHELVGERLLTTPRHYAYFKIAEGCNRPCSFCAIPLMRGKHVDRTMDDLVRDASRLAAQGTKELILIAQDLTYYGLQAYGERKLPELLRRLSDVNGIEWIRMQYAYPSQFPLEALDVMAERANICKYLDMPLQHGSDNMLKIMRRGITRRRTSELVDTIRQRVPGIALRTTLIAGHPGETEADFEEMYEFVRQTRFERLGIFTYSHEDNTHAYTLEDSVPANLKQERADAIMELQQGISLELNEARVGQTYKVLFDRKESGHFVGRTEFDSPEVDNEVLVPVEKDTFVRLGDFANVKITSATDFDLYGTLV; encoded by the coding sequence ATGGGCCAGCTCCAGGCCAACGACTTTGACGTGACGCACGAGGCGACGAAAAGCGACGCCAACATCGTCATCATCAACACCTGCGGCTTCATCGACAATGCCAAGCAGGAAAGCATCGACACCATCCTGCGCTACGCCGACGAGAAAGAAGCCGGTCGCCTGGAGAAGCTGTACGTGACGGGCTGCCTCTCGCAGCGCTACAAGGACGAGCTGGAGGTAGAAATCCCGCAGGTGGACGCCTATTTCGGCACCCTGGAGCTGCCCCAGCTGCTGAAGGTGCTGAACGCCGACTACAAGCACGAGCTGGTGGGTGAGCGCCTGCTGACCACGCCGCGCCACTACGCCTACTTCAAAATTGCGGAGGGCTGCAACCGCCCCTGCTCGTTTTGCGCCATCCCGCTGATGCGCGGCAAGCACGTGGACCGCACCATGGACGACCTCGTGCGCGACGCCAGCCGCCTGGCCGCCCAGGGCACCAAGGAGCTGATTCTCATTGCCCAGGACCTGACCTACTACGGCCTGCAAGCCTACGGCGAGCGCAAGCTGCCCGAGCTGCTGCGCCGCCTGTCCGACGTGAACGGCATCGAGTGGATTCGGATGCAGTACGCCTACCCGTCGCAGTTCCCGCTGGAGGCGCTGGACGTGATGGCCGAGCGCGCCAACATCTGCAAGTACCTCGACATGCCCTTGCAGCACGGCTCGGACAACATGCTGAAAATCATGCGCCGCGGTATCACCCGCCGCCGCACGTCGGAACTGGTCGATACCATCCGGCAGCGGGTGCCGGGCATTGCGCTGCGCACCACGCTCATCGCCGGCCACCCCGGCGAAACGGAGGCCGACTTTGAGGAGATGTACGAATTTGTGCGCCAGACGCGGTTCGAGCGGCTGGGTATTTTCACGTATTCGCACGAAGACAACACGCACGCTTACACGCTGGAAGACAGCGTACCCGCCAATCTTAAGCAAGAGCGCGCCGACGCCATCATGGAGCTGCAGCAGGGCATTTCGCTGGAACTGAACGAGGCCCGCGTGGGCCAGACATACAAGGTACTGTTCGACCGCAAGGAAAGCGGGCACTTCGTGGGCCGCACCGAGTTCGACTCGCCCGAGGTAGACAACGAGGTATTGGTGCCGGTAGAGAAGGATACATTCGTGCGCCTGGGCGACTTCGCGAACGTGAAAATCACCTCCGCCACGGATTTTGACCTCTACGGAACACTTGTTTAA
- a CDS encoding Uma2 family endonuclease yields the protein MMPNLLPPVLPPAAALPEASAPAISLADWLNHMTEDEFYVFCQRNAELKFERRADGTIEFLSMTGGTTGRRNSELLTGLTIWNCQGRMGKMFNSSTGFRLPNGAVRSPDMAWVRADRWGALTAKQQERFPLLCPDFMVEMASPSDSLTNLTPKLLEYIANGCRLAWLIDPKTETTRIFRADGSVSVVKSFAETLSGEDVLPSFSFNLSALR from the coding sequence ATGATGCCCAACTTGTTGCCCCCTGTGCTGCCGCCGGCCGCCGCGCTGCCCGAAGCCTCCGCCCCGGCCATCAGCTTGGCCGACTGGCTGAACCACATGACGGAGGACGAATTCTACGTCTTCTGCCAGCGCAACGCCGAGCTAAAGTTTGAACGCCGGGCCGACGGCACCATTGAGTTTTTGAGCATGACCGGAGGAACTACGGGCCGCCGCAACAGCGAACTGCTGACGGGTTTAACCATCTGGAACTGCCAAGGCCGGATGGGCAAAATGTTCAACTCGTCCACTGGTTTTCGGTTGCCCAACGGCGCGGTGCGTTCGCCCGACATGGCGTGGGTCCGCGCTGACCGCTGGGGGGCCCTGACGGCCAAGCAGCAGGAGCGTTTCCCGCTGCTGTGCCCCGATTTTATGGTGGAGATGGCCAGCCCATCCGATAGCCTAACTAATTTGACACCCAAGCTGTTGGAGTACATAGCCAACGGCTGCCGCCTGGCTTGGCTAATCGACCCCAAAACTGAAACCACCCGCATTTTCCGCGCCGACGGTTCGGTGAGCGTAGTCAAATCATTTGCCGAGACCTTGAGCGGCGAAGACGTTCTGCCCAGCTTCAGCTTCAATTTGAGCGCATTGCGCTAG
- a CDS encoding IS1 family transposase: protein MWTFVGRRTCKVWLWLAVERASRRIVAWVLGCRGAATARRLWAALPRRYQRHCRYHTDQWEAYAKVLPAHQHRPHPKGSGKTNIVEAINCSLRQRCGVLVRKSCSFSKSLRMHTARIKIVIDNYNLTLQ from the coding sequence ATGTGGACCTTCGTGGGCCGGCGCACGTGCAAAGTCTGGTTGTGGCTGGCCGTTGAACGGGCCTCGCGCCGCATCGTGGCCTGGGTGCTGGGTTGCCGGGGAGCCGCCACGGCCCGGCGCTTGTGGGCCGCGCTGCCGCGACGCTACCAACGCCACTGCCGCTACCACACCGACCAGTGGGAAGCCTACGCCAAGGTCTTGCCCGCCCACCAGCATCGGCCTCATCCCAAAGGCAGCGGCAAAACCAATATTGTTGAGGCTATCAACTGCTCCTTACGCCAGCGCTGCGGGGTATTGGTCCGCAAATCCTGCTCCTTTAGTAAAAGTTTGCGCATGCACACGGCTCGCATCAAGATTGTGATTGACAATTACAACCTCACTCTTCAATAG
- a CDS encoding M16 family metallopeptidase, whose protein sequence is MINFQEFTLANGLRCIVHEDFSTPMAVLNVMYDVGARDEDPDHTGFAHLFEHLMFSGSVNIPSYDEPLQRVGGENNAFTSQDVTNYYLSLPAANLETGFWLESDRMLNLAFSENGLEVQRKVVVEEFKQTYLNQPYGDVWLKMMPLAYQVHPYQWNTIGKEIAHIENAVMDDVRGFFNKHYAPQNAILVLAGAVSFDEAKRLAEKWFGPIAGGPAYVRDLPQEPTQTQARTQTVQAPVPLSALYKAYHAPARRDDNYYAVDLLADMLGRGKSSRLYQRLVKELALFNNISASLTGALDAGLLVVSGKLNAGVDLHEANAAVEAVVAEFVAADVDARELEKVKNQAESLLVFGEIDLLNRALNLAYSKLIGDANLVNDESRRIQAVDVAAVRAAAAQVLRPENCNTLYYEAVGEFVAEEIEMEAE, encoded by the coding sequence ATGATTAATTTCCAGGAATTTACCCTTGCCAACGGCCTGCGCTGCATTGTGCACGAAGATTTCAGCACCCCGATGGCCGTGCTGAACGTGATGTATGACGTGGGGGCCCGCGATGAGGACCCCGACCACACGGGCTTCGCGCATCTGTTTGAGCACCTGATGTTTTCGGGCTCCGTGAACATCCCCAGCTACGACGAGCCCTTGCAGCGCGTGGGCGGCGAAAACAACGCCTTCACCTCGCAGGACGTCACCAACTACTACCTCTCGCTGCCCGCCGCCAACCTCGAAACCGGCTTCTGGCTCGAATCGGACCGGATGCTGAACCTGGCATTTTCGGAAAATGGCCTGGAAGTGCAGCGCAAGGTGGTGGTCGAGGAGTTCAAGCAAACTTACCTCAACCAGCCCTACGGCGACGTGTGGCTGAAAATGATGCCCCTGGCCTACCAGGTGCACCCCTACCAGTGGAACACCATCGGCAAGGAAATTGCGCACATCGAGAACGCCGTGATGGACGACGTGCGCGGCTTTTTTAACAAGCACTACGCCCCCCAGAACGCCATTCTGGTGCTGGCCGGCGCCGTATCGTTTGATGAAGCCAAGCGCCTGGCCGAGAAATGGTTCGGGCCCATTGCCGGGGGCCCCGCCTACGTGCGCGACCTGCCCCAGGAGCCCACCCAAACCCAGGCCCGCACCCAAACCGTGCAGGCCCCCGTGCCCCTCTCGGCCCTCTACAAAGCCTACCACGCCCCCGCCCGCCGCGACGACAATTACTACGCCGTGGACCTGCTGGCCGACATGCTAGGCCGGGGCAAATCGAGCCGCCTGTACCAGCGCCTGGTGAAGGAGCTGGCCCTGTTCAACAACATTTCGGCCTCTCTTACCGGGGCCCTCGACGCGGGCCTGCTCGTGGTGAGCGGCAAGCTGAACGCCGGCGTGGACCTGCACGAAGCCAACGCCGCCGTGGAAGCCGTGGTGGCCGAGTTCGTGGCCGCCGACGTGGATGCTCGCGAACTGGAAAAAGTAAAAAACCAGGCCGAAAGCCTCCTGGTATTCGGCGAAATCGACCTGCTGAACCGGGCCCTCAATCTAGCCTACAGCAAGCTCATCGGCGACGCCAACCTGGTGAACGACGAGAGCCGCCGCATCCAGGCCGTGGACGTGGCCGCCGTACGCGCCGCCGCCGCCCAAGTGCTCCGCCCCGAAAACTGTAATACGCTCTACTACGAAGCCGTTGGCGAGTTCGTAGCCGAGGAAATAGAGATGGAAGCTGAGTAG
- a CDS encoding IS1 family transposase: MVYTQHLCARCGSEHIRRNGTQGGQPKYQCKACGYQARFIPAAVAKAAQYAQVEALLTERNSQRSIVRATGVARMTIAKLIKKSGLGLAPAAASPDEKGPTPET, from the coding sequence ATGGTTTATACGCAACACTTATGTGCCCGCTGTGGTAGTGAACACATCCGCCGCAATGGCACGCAGGGTGGTCAGCCTAAATACCAGTGCAAGGCGTGCGGGTATCAGGCACGGTTTATACCAGCGGCCGTGGCCAAGGCGGCACAGTATGCGCAGGTGGAAGCCTTGCTCACCGAGCGTAACTCCCAACGTAGCATCGTGCGCGCCACCGGCGTGGCACGGATGACCATCGCCAAGCTGATAAAAAAAAGCGGCCTTGGACTCGCCCCGGCTGCCGCGTCGCCGGACGAAAAAGGCCCAACGCCGGAAACCTGA